The sequence ATagacctgccaccggatctaccttaatagatagatccatgatggtagatttcctttaaaatcaccATCATGTGTCATAATATTCATGGAGTGGATTACAATTCAGTTTAAGGCAAAACATCAATACTTGAGTTAAAGGAAATATAACACCAAGATGAAGTATTATTTTAATGGTTTTAAAAATTCTGCCAGGGGCTCCAGACTTTATTGACATCTATACAGCCTGAACCCCATCAGCTCGTTTGcttaatttttttaatctttttttttttcgtaaaaacaaggtcctaaaaacctaaaataagagcagaacctgacagagggggcacaaaccagcatgtaagtgtgcttggtctataatccttcatcctggtggtagatgtcctaaaaTGGAACTGTCCTTCTTCTTGTATGACATCATACTTGTCCTGGGTGACTTTTTTGATTATTAAAATGATACGATCTGATGGGTAAAATTTTCCCAGATTCATAAcatgaattcagcttctccactgTGTGAGGACTTCTGATGGTTAAGAAGATTTGATTTCCGAGCAAACCATTTCCCACAATctgtacataaaaatggcttctctcctgtgtgagttctttgatgtctCACAAGATTTGCATTGGAtccaaaacttttcccacattctgaacatgaaaatggagtttctcctgtgtgagttctctgatgtcttacaagatcCGATTTCTGGTAAAAACATCTACCACATTCAGGGCATTTAAATAGCTCCCCTTTGTGACTTCTCTGGTGTATTACAAGAGCTGTTTTCTtgttaaaacttttcccacattctgaacatgaaaatggcttctctcctgtgtgacttctctgatgtataacaagatctgagttttggtaaaaaaatttcccacattctgaacatgaatattgcTTGTCCCCAGTATGAAGTCTTTGATGTATAGTAAGCGCTGATTTAAcactataacatttcccacattctgtacatgtaaatggcttctcccccgtgtgtcTTCGCAGATGTACAACAAGAGCCGACTTGCGGGAAAaaaatttcccacattctgaacatgaaaatttcttttcccctATGTGAATTTTAAGATGTCTAACAAGATAAGAACTTTGACTAAAACATTTGCCGCATTCTACGCaagaaaatggtttctctcctgtgtgacttctctgatgtataacaagatcTTTAAGAACAAAATGTTCCCCACTTTCTAAACATGACTTTGTGTTCTTATCCATTCCTGATGATTCAGTAGAAAGGACACAACTTATAGCATCAGATGGTGGATCTTGTGTGTGAAGGTCGGAGGATACATCTGGGATATTCTCATGATCTTCAGATGTATCTGGTGTGATacaaccatcacctgctgtaacatgtgatgatatcagatgttcctctgagctcctggtGTTGCCATCTGTGAAGGATAAAACACATTATATAATGCAACATTGATGGTGGTAAGAAAACTCTGAACACTGTAGTTCAGCAATCCGGGTACATGCAGCATTTCTTGTCTGCCCATGGTGGCTATGactttcctgcttaccataaggttctgtattattactgatgtaacatctcagtctcctcctccgaggtcctggtgagcagtattcctgaccctcatagctcccaccttccagcttttcttagtctatgtctccatgttctgtattgtgttatcactcgtctctgctttatctagtggttactactcacctgggcagttacctgtaggaatctcctccttacatcgctcatcgcccctcacatatgtctctggggcagtaatattcttcacatcttcacccTGAATAAAATGTTAAAAGAAGTCACACTGAAGATCTTAGATAAGAAAAGATCAATAATTTATCAAAATAACCAAATATGACCTGGCAGAAAAAAACTACTGATCAGAGAAGATGTCATTACTTcttatctccatctacctgatgatcctgtgggacatatttctcctctgaacaatcctgtggtagaagaagaggactgggacatctctccggtgatgttctcttactggatctacctgtaggaaacatccagagactgaattccttctttccatacagataatgaaagtacgtgtggatttagtcctgtctattacctgctgatgtgaggggctggtggtcctccatcatgacgtccttgtacacatctttgtgtccttctaaatactcccactcctccatggagaaatagacagccacatcctgacaccttataggaacctgacacacacaatgatcccgtcatcacccagatcccttcatagcgttactgtataatgtcccagcattcccagcagtgtcacctctccagtcagcagctccatcatcttgtgggtgacttctaggatcttctgctcattgatgtcatcatgtatcagggggtgaggtggaggagccgggattgggctcagggttctcccccgtccttcatacacaggggcctgacagcgcccactagaggtcttcttcactactgtgtaatcctggttatggagagacacagtgataaatctccctccatacatttccagaatctctcacctctccagtcctatcatctgttattcccatagataatgatgtaatgtgacctcatcacaatctctcacctctccagtaatatagaagagaatctctagggtgagctggaagattctctccaccatcttgttactGTCTTTGTCCATTGTCTGAACctgaatgcaaaaaaaattagCCAGTGGTAAATTCCATGTAAACGATAGTTGGAAATAACCAGTCGctgatgttttaaaaaaaactgtgaaaaggtGTCTTGCAACACTTTAATGGCACCATGAGCACATCTAGGCCATACGGCGATGACTGGGTAATTTGTAAACATTTGTAGTCTCCATGATGTCAGAGAAGACTGTTGTAGGAGGACTAGAGTATGGCAGCTCCTGTTCCTTTACTCATCCTCTTCCATGATCATAAAACTGAATTACATCAAGAGCTTTAATGTTCGTGTCGATCTGCCTTCAGGGCCAAAATCCCTCCTGCTGGTCTAGAGGGCTGAATCGGCTTCTGGTGGCGGGTGACTAATGAGCACAGACATAATCTGTGACCTACAAATTATTACCAACTTTGacctcaaaataataataataataataattattattatttttatagcgcacacgGATTAGGCAGCGCTGCAACAGTTATAAGATTCGAAAGCTGAACCAAGATGACAAGTTATTCCCTATCACATGAGGATCAAACTGCTAGACCCCCACCTATCAAGAGATGGGGGCTTCCAGGAATCGATAAATCTCCCGTTAGTGAGAACGGGATCCCCATTCCCCAGATTACTGGCACTACCACTGTTCTCGTGATGCAGTTGCTGTTgtacctccactgatcagccagTTATTCTCTTTCCTGTGGATAAGGAATAAGTGGAAAACTTTGCACAGCTCCGATGAATGTGCCCCCCGGTTATCCTGACAGACACCGGTGACTACACACCCACCTCCCCCTGCAGAGCTGTGCCCTAGATATATgtgacaggacctgtgatgatgtcatagtcatgtgaccagccccatgtgtgggaggagtcaagtgttgctgctggagaagctttacgTGAAACACTTCTGTCTTAGCCAAACATTATGTAAAACAATGGGATTTATGTGCATCATTTAATATAGTACAGAGAaaactaaaaaattaaaaaccagcttccattgtgaatgtttctGTAATGTATTAGCTTCTTCGCTCCTTCTTTTATAAAaattaagtactgtatatactcaagcaaTTAGAACAATCCTTACGAGAGATTAACAAGTTCTTAAAAGCATTGACATTTCTAAAACATCCTACAGCGTTTTTAAAACCTGTTAAACAGAAAAGGCTTGATGCACATGAACGTGTAAAGTGATATTTTTTCAAGTCCAACTTCCATCAGTTTGGCTtcatttttacattgttttactatttttaacaGGCACGTGGTATCCGTCTGGAATCTTGCCGTAATTTTACAATAAACTtattgttagggttgggtaacactgaagacaggggatagtgtgccctgagctctcCCCCAAACCGTGGggcaactacttgaagactcggaatacactagttaagtgcgggaagggaacaacacgaacagactaacaaacataaaacacaaaagagtagttaactagccggagtcacaacgagaaggaacgtcaagagcaaaatcaggaaGCAAAAGGGTCAACTTCAAAAACTAgagatcacaacaatacagaacacagagcaagTCGAACCTATAAGCCGAGAGCAAGCGATTAAGGGacttcaaacactggcacaggtgactagtgaagctgcaatttatgcagccagaaccagaacctgataggagttggacaacttctgggaattaacccctcatggtgcaaaaCAACAAAGCACAATAGCatgcaccatgcagaggtaccacaactcccagaagtccagaacacaacccctaaacagcgcAAGCTCTTAGCAGTCGCTGCCTGGAGAGTGagccagagaccgctggtagtgGATGAGAGGTGAAGATGTGCAGAACGCTGCTAGCAGCACCAGAAGCATGGGAGGAAGGACCACAAGTCCCAGCGTTCTCCCCTGCGACCCTCAAGACTGTATACTAGCAATAACCACATCCCAcattagatacaggcagtcccaagtTTATTACCTGCttttaggaagcttgttaaccctttgagagcttcaaaatatttttttgaaaaatggaaTTAAAATTTTAAATCGTCTAATTTTGTCAGTGATAAATAATAAATTCACACTTTCACAAACGATAAaaggagaaaacccatcttaaaatgtgttattCCTCCCTTGTACAGCCAGTTTTGTCCTAcaggatatattggggcacatttacaaagggtccgaatCTCGTttttccgaatttttccgatttgccccgggattttggcgcacgcgatcagatttttccgtaaaaatagcactcacatacaccgggatggAGGAAGTGAATTCCGccggacacctagtggacatcgggcgcacgaccttagtgaatctcggcagaacccgaatcagcgtcggagaacgcgccactggatcgcgactggaccgggtaagtaaatctgccccattgttttttgtttctccAATGGAGCCATTTCATGAGCTACAGAAAAGTAGAAAAAACATTAATTCTGTAAGTTTCTGACTTTAGGGGTTGCTGtttgtaataaataaaatgatggatTTATGATGGAGACCTTCAGCTATGGCAGTCTATTCAGTGTCAGGCAACTCTTCCTTTGAGGTCATATTAGGTTTTCATGATATTTATTTCCCTCCATTTGGGGACCTTTTATAATATTTGTTTCTCAGCTCTTGTATCAGGGTGAAGATTTTAGGAATattactgctccagagatgtatgagagaagagagagacgTAAAGTAGTCTTGACTACAGGTAACCGCCCAGGTGAGTACATTTCAACTTTCTAACCAGAGCCATGGTTAAGATTATATTATACAATCTATTGTATTCTTTGCAGATGACCATTCCAGGAGCTGAGAGAGACATCTGATATCTTCACAGTTTAAAATGAGCGATCCTTATATAACACAAGATACATTTGAAGAGCAGGACAATAATCTTGATGCACCCTCATGCTTTTGCAGCAACAATCTATCATCTCTTCCCATAAATTGGAGAAATTATCTTACAGTATATGCCCCATGCACAGGACTGTTGGGGGGCGTatgtacatcccccatagatgggAATGGCCGCGCAGAGCATTAAGGTGTCGCACGAGTACCACTCTGTACAAGgggaaaagacaggacatgtccaatctttccccATGTAACGCCGCCGTGCGcagtgtatctctatggagaggggatgggatGCACCGTACATGTGGCTGCTTGGCCACGGCCAGGTCACacgatcgtgtgcatgtagcctatgaGTTATTATTACTTTACACTTTACAGttgacatggctgataaatcttatatgggggtattattacctcacacactatatatatggctgataaatcttatatggggatattattacctcacacactgtatatttggctgataaatcttatatgggggtattattacctcacacactgtatatatggctgataaatcttatatgggggtattattacctcacacactgtatatatggctgataaatcttatatggagatattattacctcacacactgtatatatggctgataaatcttatatggggatattattacctcacacactgtatatatggctgataaatcttatatggggatattattacctcacacactgtatatatggctgataaatcttatatagggatattattacctcacacactgtatatatggctgatacatcttatatggggatattattacctcacatactgtatatatggctgataaatcttatatggggatattattacctcacacactgtatatatggctgataaatcttatatggggatattattacctcacacacagtatatatggctgataaatcttatatgggggtattattacctcacacacagtatatatggctgataaatcttatatgggggtattattacctcacacacagtatatatggctgataaatcttatatgggggtattaatacctcacacactgtagatatggctgataaatcttatatgggggtattattccctcacacactgtatatatagctgataaatcttatatggggatattattacctcacacactgtagatatggctgataaatcttatatgggggtattattacctcacacactgtatatatggctgataaattttatatggggatattattacctcacacactgtagatatggctgataaatcttatatgggggtattattacctcacacactgtagacacggctgataaatcttatatgggggtattattacctcacatactgtagacatggctgataaatcttatatggggatattattacctcacacactgtacatatggctgataaatcttatatgggggtattattacctcacacactgtagacatggctgataaatcttatatggggatattattacctcacacactgtatatatggctgataaatcttatatggggatattattacctcacacactgtatatatggctgataaatcttatatggggatattattacatcacacactgtatatatggctgataaatcttatatgggggtattattacctcacgcactgtatatatggctgataaatcttatatggggatattattacctcacacactgtatatatggctgataaatcttatatggggatattatcacctcacacactgtatatatggctgataaatcttatatgggggtattattacctcacacactgtacatatggctgataaatcttatatgggggtattattacctcacacactgtagacatggctgataaatcttatatgggggtattattacctcacacactgtagacatggctgataaatcttatatgggggtattattacctcacacactgtatatatggctgataaatcttatatgggggtattattacctcacacactgtacatatggctgataaatcttatatgggggtattattacctcacacactgtagacatggctgataaatcttatatggggatatttttacctcacacactgtagacatggctgaaaTCTTACCTCATGACTTCCTGTAGTCACCTTGTCTTCTCATGCATTGGCTCCATCTCCTGATAAGGGGCCCCCAGTTGTAAGCTGGGGGACGCATGgtatcacagccccccctccccccttctgtCATTAGCTAGTATATGTGAGTTATAGCTTCAGTGATTTGTAGGAGTTAGGTATGTATAGGGTTAATAGAGATAGTATAAGAATGGTATGTGCTGTTGCTGTGGTAAATGTGAAGTTTTATTTCCCTAGTACAGTAGTTGGTACAGTCTTCTTTGGAAGCTCCCAGTTGCTGGGCAAAACATCTGGAACTGAACAGCTGATTGGCAATTGTTTTCAGGCGGGAAACACAGAAGGTGATAAATGAAAGGAGTTCTGCCTGGTCCAGCAGTTCATCAGGTGAAGCTGGAGAGAGTTCTTCAAGTCCAGCTAGAAAAGAAGAAACAGTTAtcatcccgccccccccccccctccctttattttatgtattatgtaaTTAGTAGTGGGATTTAGTCACCCAGTCATTGCTGGGTGGACTGGTTTATTAATTTTAACTTGAGAGTTATTACATGAGTTGGAATTGTTATGGTGgtttttaaagaatatttatttaattgattatttatttatttaaatgagtatttatttatgaattgattatttattaagttatttatGTAACTCATAATTAACGCCGCAGCCAAAATTGTTCCAAAAAGTCGTTGTGTATTTATTTAGCATTAGTATCGGTGGGGCTTGTGATACCATGCACTGACTGTAGACATGGCGGATACATCACATATAACTCCTCTATAGTGCAGCTTCTTCATGGCTCCCGGTGTGCTGGAGCTGTGTGATAGGGAGGACAGTGTCTGAGGACAGATATCAGCCATTACTGGGTGGACATGTACGCCACACACTGGTGAGAGAGGAGAAGTGCAGGCAGGGAGGTCACATGATGAAATGATGATAAGTAATCTGTCTGCATTATTTCTAATATTCTCTAATAATCTAATCTCTCAGTGTATATGTCctccatgttagaacaatgtattgACCAGGTTGGGTTTGTCACCTCCATCCTTCCTCTGTATGAAGTCTTATGTAGTGACCCTGCAACACCCCTAAACAATCGtagtcatggctagttgctagaggAGTTCATTTATCGGGCTGACTGTTCGGCcaccaatatgtctgggtcaggtgGCCAAACCTCAAACTTGAACAGCGGGTCCTCATCTCTACTAGTCACCTCTGAGTCTACCGATCCTGATATAATCAGCACATCACTGCCGGTCACTGATCTCATCCTATGgcccctccctgtacatggaGTCTGCTATTATTTATATGGCTTCAATGTCTGTgtttggcctcatgcacacgaccgtatatACCACGTCCATGGGTTAGCCTCAAAAACGCAGCTAGCTCacagccccattgacttctattatgcACGGTGCAGGGAGAAATGGTGTGCTTGGGCgaccacaaattatagagcaggtcctattcctgccccgaTTTGCAGCACAACTGCTCTGCCCGGCCAAAAAACATGTGTGCATTTAACCTTTTTGTGTACTTATGACACTTATTATTACCTTACATATATTGTAGCCATAGTAATTGTTTTATATATGTTCCTCTGCCTGATAAATTCATCCTGGGGCTGTTTTCTATAGAGCACATGGCAAGGGAGTGGGTCGGCGAGCTCGCTGCAGCCAGTGACTTTACACAGATGAATAGTCCTTGGCTGCGTCTATGtcctacctggcatagaaataaaacaTGGTGCAGCCACCTTCCGAATATTTCAAGagcactggcgtatgataaatatgggcGCTAGCACATGGACAGAGATTGGTGGGGGTCATTCTCCTGTGTCCACTGTGTATATTCCatctgtcaggaaccaggggttgTGGATCCACAGGACCACGacagacaatgacgtaagccaacacctgggagcggagtctaagtggcacttggttttcaccagagcccgctacaaagtgggttggacttgctgcggcgttgcaccaccaggttgctccacaggcgtgactttgcccGTGGTGGCAAcgaaggcgaggtacagagtcagcaGGCAAAATTGGAGTCAttgtcaggcagaaggtcaagacgggcagcacgggatcagaattggggacgtagcggtaggtcaggacagggggCAATGGATCAAAGTCAGGAACGTAGcaagaggtcacaacgggaaccACACAAGCAGACAGGTAACACTTTCTCAAAGGCACAGAGCACAAAGATttggcagggagtgaagggagagGTCAGGCTTTATTAGAAGCCCAGGAGTGGCCAACCAATTaaaggtgcgctggccctttaaattttcagggGCCGGCGCGCagaccctaggagacggggacgcacgCGCTGGACCCCCGGAAGCAGAGCAGGAGTGCAGACTGGTGAGTGAGCCTAGGAGAATGCTGcggcacagagaggggcacgggtgcacctacGACCCaggacatgggtcacaggagcacccgtgacaccatcTGGCATCCAAGGCTCCATATAGTATTAATGCTCTTCTCAGGCTTCTATAAGCACTAAgctatatttaaatatatttatctCTTCACAttacattttgcattttttatgggtCACCTTACTGTGgtgtttttggagttttttttgtgTGACCCTGTACTTTTTTCATGTACTATGACACAATTTTAGTCTCACGACATGCACTCAGGGTGTGGCTCACACATATTTTAGGTTTTCTGCTTTGTCTGTTTTTGTCCGTTTCTGTCCTCCCCCCCTTTAAGTGTAGGGTGGTCCCTTGTCTGACAGCCATCAAATTTAACACTTGTCTGATGACATGTTGGGATTGCTATCCAGATTTCTTTGGTTGAAATTATCTTTGTGTGTCCTGGGCCTATTTTACTCAGCCTTAACATTTTACGATTTTACGGACGAAGGAAAAGTAAAGCATCCACCCCCACCACCGCAGTGGTCACTCCGCAGTCAACAAACTGCAAACACAAAGAAGAAATAGATGTCTTGAATCTTTCCAGTAAACCCCTCACAGAAAATCAGATTAGTGTACTATCTCTCGGACTTAGTTTCTCTCCTAGCAGAGACTTCGATCTATTCAGTACACTGAAGGATATAAATaaatttattaggggtctcaCTGTGAAAAGACATTTCTTTGTATCTGAACGAGACACTGTTTCAAGTCATGAACCAGGAACATCCGTTACACCTAATCAGGATAACATGTTCACAGGCTTTAAATTCTCTGAACAATTGTCAATATTAGCTCTGGCTGAGCTGGATGAACTGGGTCAAAAAATTGaacaacaaaatgtaaaaaaatttaacatTCCTAATTCCCAGTTTTATCCCGCCCAGTCCAGAACTTTATCTATGGACCGATATCAAGAGGTTATCGAACGAGACCTAAAAAAATTGCATGATGCCTGCTCCTCCAGCAATTCTAAAATCAAATCTAATCTTAACCACAAACAGCGTCTGGCCCTAAAAGAACTCGAGGAGGACACGTCCCGTGTCATAAAAATGGCAGATAAGGGCGGCTGTGTGGTGGTAATGGATTTGGAAACATATATAAACCAAGTCCAAATTTTGCTGGATGACCAGACATCGTATGTCAAACTGTCGGGGGACCCTACTAAAATGTATTCCAAGTTGTTAATACAAATTTTGGAGGATGGGGTTGGACTGGGTGTGCTTCCCGTTAAAGAAAGAGAATTTCTGGAGGTTTCCCATCCCACTATGCCCATATTACATGCCCTCCCTAaggtacataaaaaaattaatccCCCTCCTATGCGCCCAATTATATCGGGCATAGGATCCTTGAATGAACATGCCTGTGAATGGCTGGATTTACAACTCCAGCCACTAGTCAAGAGAATACCGGGATATATCCAGGACACAAGAGATGTCTTGAGATCAATGGATATGATGGAATGGTCCCCTGAATTTTCCTGGGTGGGATGTGACGTTGTCTCCTTATATACCAGCATACCTCATCTGGTTGCTATGGAGGCATTAAATCATCATTTGGATAGATATACCTCGTATGAACCCAATCACAAATTAATCATCAAGGAATTAACATGGTATCTTA comes from Engystomops pustulosus chromosome 6, aEngPut4.maternal, whole genome shotgun sequence and encodes:
- the LOC140065413 gene encoding uncharacterized protein, translated to MDKNTKSCLESGEHFVLKDLVIHQRSHTGEKPFSCVECGKCFSQSSYLVRHLKIHIGEKKFSCSECGKFFSRKSALVVHLRRHTGEKPFTCTECGKCYSVKSALTIHQRLHTGDKQYSCSECGKFFYQNSDLVIHQRSHTGEKPFSCSECGKSFNKKTALVIHQRSHKGELFKCPECGRCFYQKSDLVRHQRTHTGETPFSCSECGKSFGSNANLVRHQRTHTGEKPFLCTDCGKWFARKSNLLNHQKSSHSGEAEFML
- the LOC140065418 gene encoding gastrula zinc finger protein XlCGF66.1-like; protein product: MDKDSNKMVERIFQLTLEILFYITGEDYTVVKKTSSGRCQAPVYEGRGRTLSPIPAPPPHPLIHDDINEQKILEVTHKMMELLTGEVPIRCQDVAVYFSMEEWEYLEGHKDVYKDVMMEDHQPLTSAGNRQD